Proteins encoded within one genomic window of Eleutherodactylus coqui strain aEleCoq1 chromosome 1, aEleCoq1.hap1, whole genome shotgun sequence:
- the SLC25A36 gene encoding solute carrier family 25 member 36, which yields MSQRDTLVHLFAGGCGGTVGAILTCPLEVVKTRLQSSSVTLYISEVHLNTVNGASVNRVTRVSPGPLHCLKIILQKEGPRSLFRGLGPNLVGVAPSRAIYFAAYSGCKERLNHVFTADSTQVHMVSAGAAGFTAITATNPIWLVKTRLQLDARNRGERRMSAWECIRKVYRADGLKGFYRGMSASYAGISETVIHFVIYESIKRKLLEHKTASSIDDDEESVKEASDFVGLMMAAATSKTCATSIAYPHEVVRTRLREEGTKYRSFFQTLSLVVKEEGYASLYRGLTTHLVRQIPNTAIMMCTYEVVVYLLNG from the exons ATGTGGGGGCACTGTTGGTGCCATATTAACATGCCCATTGGAAGTTGTGAAGACAAGACTACAATCCTCATCAGTGACGCTGTACATCTCTGAAGTTCATCTCAACACAGTGAATGGCGCTAGCGTTAACAGAGTGACCCGAGTGTCCCCAGGACCGCTGCACTGTCTCAA GATAATTTTGCAGAAGGAGGGTCCTCGGTCCCTGTTCAGAGGTCTGGGCCCTAACCTAGTCGGTGTGGCTCCATCCAG gGCCATCTATTTTGCAGCTTACTCGGGCTGCAAGGAGAGGCTGAACCATGTATTTACGGCAGATTCCACCCAGGTGCACATGGTCTCTGCTGGGGCAGCAG GCTTTACTGCAATCACAGCCACCAATCCCATCTGGCTAGTAAAAACACGGCTACAGCTGGATGCAAG AAACCGAGGTGAAAGACGGATGAGTGCTTGGGAGTGCATCCGCAAAGTGTACAGGGCCGATGGCTTGAAGGGTTTTTACAGGGGCATGTCAGCCTCATATGCCGGAATCTCTGAAACTGTTATCCACTTTGTTATTTACGAAAGTATTAAACGCAAATTGCTGGAACATAAGACTGCGTCATCCATTGACGACGATGAGGAGTCTGTGAAAGAAGCTTCTGACTTTGTTGGACTTATGATGGCAGCCGCAACTTCCAAGACATGTGCCACCTCAATAGCGTACCCTCACG AGGTTGTACGGACGAGACTACGTGAAGAGGGGACAAAGTACAGATCTTTCTTCCAGACACTGTCCTTAGTTGTGAAGGAAGAGGGTTATGCTTCCTTGTACCGTGGCCTCACAACGCACCTGGTTAGACAGATCCCTAACACAGCGATAATGATGTGTACCTATGAAGTGGTTGTCTATCTGCTGAATGGATAG